ATTATCAACTCCTGGGTTTTGCCAGTATCTCAAGCACCCTCAGGTCAAGAAACCTCTTTGAAGCGGCTGACTTTACAATCATAACCGTGTCCGCCCCCCTGCCGGTACCCGCCACGGTCAGGACCTCTGCACCCTCAGGGATAAGACCTGCGTCAACCACCATCATCGCCATTTCACAGCAGACCTTTGGTCCCTCCCCGAACCTCCTGAGTGACTGGGCAACAATAAGTGTAGGATAGAGGCCGTTGAACTTTGAAGACAGGGATGTCTCAAGGGAATGAGTAATCATGGTACCGGTGTATACCTTTGCACCATTTGACTCGATCTTTCTTGCCACCTCAGCAGGCATCTCTATGGTATTTGGCTCCCTGAATCCGTGAGAATGCGTAACAACCACGATATTCACCCCACTGTCCTTTAAAGCCTCACTGAAGCGGAGCCCTGTCTCACCGGTGGTGGAGGCAATCACAAGATCACGGATATGCCCCTCTTTGAGTATATCCTGGACAGCCCTAAGGCAGTCCTCTGTATTATCACGACCTGGTTTCTCAAAATATAATACCTTTCTTTCCATTAAAAGCCCTCCATAAAATATTTATACCATAAA
This window of the Nitrospirota bacterium genome carries:
- a CDS encoding pyruvate kinase alpha/beta domain-containing protein, translated to MERKVLYFEKPGRDNTEDCLRAVQDILKEGHIRDLVIASTTGETGLRFSEALKDSGVNIVVVTHSHGFREPNTIEMPAEVARKIESNGAKVYTGTMITHSLETSLSSKFNGLYPTLIVAQSLRRFGEGPKVCCEMAMMVVDAGLIPEGAEVLTVAGTGRGADTVMIVKSAASKRFLDLRVLEILAKPRS